From bacterium:
GTGCTGATTTTACTGATACGCCCTCAATAGCGCCCAGCTTTCCTGTTAAAGATCCAAGCTCATCTGTAGTAGCATCTACTACAAGCGTGATAACACAGCAATTCTTCTCTTTATAAGGAATACCAACGCGCGCTGCAATAATATCTCCGTATTCTGAAAGCAAACTGTTAATTCTTGAAGAAGCCTTTTTTCTATCCTCAATTATGATTCCAACAAAACCCAGTCTTTTATCCATCATATCCTCCATTAAATAAAAATTCCCGATCTCTATCCTGCAAAGAGACCGGGAAAACACCATCAGCCCCTTGGTT
This genomic window contains:
- a CDS encoding iron-only hydrogenase system regulator; translation: MDKRLGFVGIIIEDRKKASSRINSLLSEYGDIIAARVGIPYKEKNCCVITLVVDATTDELGSLTGKLGAIEGVSVKSALGKVKSR